The following proteins come from a genomic window of Pyxidicoccus sp. MSG2:
- a CDS encoding nucleoside deaminase, which yields MSSPKDHLLEAIGLARDNVRHGGRPFGAVVVKDGQVIARGVNETQATHDPTAHAELLALRAAGQALGTPRLDGCAVYASGQPCPMCFAAMRMAGIEQVAFAYSNADGEPYGLSTAAIHAELARPPAEQRLKPVHMPVQSGGAVELYELWRAATKK from the coding sequence ATGTCATCGCCCAAGGACCATCTCCTCGAAGCGATTGGGCTCGCGCGCGACAACGTCCGCCATGGCGGGCGGCCTTTCGGCGCCGTCGTCGTCAAGGACGGCCAGGTCATCGCGCGCGGCGTCAACGAGACGCAGGCCACCCACGACCCGACCGCCCACGCGGAGCTCCTCGCGCTCCGCGCCGCGGGCCAGGCGCTGGGCACGCCACGTCTCGACGGCTGCGCCGTGTATGCGAGCGGTCAGCCCTGCCCGATGTGCTTCGCGGCCATGCGGATGGCAGGCATCGAGCAGGTCGCGTTTGCCTACTCGAACGCGGACGGCGAGCCCTACGGACTGTCGACCGCCGCCATCCATGCCGAGCTGGCAAGGCCGCCCGCGGAGCAGCGCCTGAAGCCCGTCCACATGCCGGTCCAGTCCGGGGGCGCGGTGGAGCTCTATGAGCTCTGGCGTGCAGCCACGAAGAAGTAG
- a CDS encoding transcriptional regulator has translation MHGADSESFERVLQSAGELSSARLRETPGAREAVERALSQAAALHDAAPEPGAFARHLGALLSRAVDPMLALERLHARDLALALSCAQGLPAARALLEQEVLLKLRVPLSRIHPSPVFADEVLQVLRANLLMPRAETPSRLLGYAGVGPLLHWVSISATRLALRMRKAQGEESQVDAEVLAAHPAPGGLELGFVREEARGHVRAAFIRAVASLDDEDRELLRLHFVERLSLERMGALFGLHKSTLSRRLSAVQALLEKRTRRALAERLSLPEPEVNSLMRAIQGRLDLSLSGLLAARE, from the coding sequence ATGCATGGGGCTGATTCCGAGTCCTTCGAGAGGGTGTTGCAGTCCGCCGGCGAGCTGTCCTCCGCCCGCCTCCGTGAGACTCCGGGAGCCAGAGAGGCCGTGGAGCGAGCCCTCTCCCAGGCCGCGGCCCTCCACGACGCCGCGCCCGAGCCGGGGGCCTTCGCGCGACACCTCGGGGCCCTGCTTTCGCGGGCGGTGGACCCGATGCTCGCGCTGGAGCGACTGCATGCCCGGGACCTCGCGCTCGCGCTCTCCTGCGCACAGGGGCTGCCGGCGGCCCGTGCGCTCCTGGAGCAGGAGGTCCTCCTCAAGCTGCGCGTTCCCCTGTCTCGCATCCATCCCTCGCCGGTGTTCGCGGACGAGGTGCTGCAGGTGCTCCGGGCCAACCTCTTGATGCCTCGCGCGGAAACACCCTCACGGCTGCTCGGCTACGCGGGCGTGGGCCCGCTGCTGCACTGGGTGAGCATCTCCGCCACGCGGCTCGCGCTGCGGATGCGCAAGGCCCAGGGAGAAGAATCGCAAGTCGACGCCGAGGTGCTCGCCGCGCACCCCGCGCCGGGAGGGCTGGAGCTGGGCTTCGTCCGGGAGGAGGCCCGAGGGCATGTGCGCGCGGCCTTCATCCGGGCGGTGGCCTCGCTGGATGACGAGGACCGGGAGTTGCTGCGACTGCACTTCGTCGAGCGCCTCTCCCTGGAGCGCATGGGCGCCCTGTTCGGCCTGCACAAGTCCACCCTCTCACGCCGGCTCTCCGCGGTGCAGGCGCTGCTGGAGAAGCGGACGCGGCGCGCGCTCGCCGAACGCCTGTCGCTGCCCGAGCCCGAAGTGAACAGCCTGATGCGCGCCATCCAGGGCCGGCTGGACCTGAGCCTCTCGGGCCTGCTGGCAGCGCGCGAATGA
- a CDS encoding ion transporter, with translation MSSPSEQSPSDGGLRHRMHTIIFEADTPAGKAFDIALLWAILFSIVAVMLESVASVRDQYGRVLRVAEWFFTALFTAEYVLRLIAVQRPLRYMRSFFGLVDLVAILPTFLSVLVPGAQSLLVVRVVRLLRVFRVLKLAHLLGQAEILLTALRASRPKITVFLGTVLTIVVVMGAVMYVVEGGANGFDSIPRAMYWAIVTVTTVGFGDITPKTVLGQLIASVLMVMGYGIIAVPTGIVSVELAAATRHAVDSRACLGCGVQGHDLDASHCKYCGHGL, from the coding sequence GTGTCCAGTCCCTCCGAGCAGAGCCCGTCCGACGGTGGCCTCCGCCACCGGATGCACACCATCATCTTCGAAGCAGACACTCCGGCCGGGAAGGCGTTCGACATCGCCCTGCTGTGGGCCATCCTCTTCAGCATCGTCGCGGTGATGCTGGAGAGCGTGGCGTCGGTGCGCGACCAGTACGGCCGGGTGCTCCGCGTTGCCGAGTGGTTCTTCACGGCGCTGTTCACCGCCGAGTACGTGCTCCGGCTCATCGCCGTCCAGCGGCCCCTGCGCTACATGCGCAGCTTCTTCGGGCTGGTGGACCTGGTGGCCATCCTCCCCACCTTCCTGAGCGTGCTGGTTCCCGGCGCCCAGTCGCTGCTGGTGGTGCGGGTGGTCCGGCTGCTGCGCGTCTTCCGCGTGCTCAAGCTGGCCCACCTGCTGGGACAGGCGGAAATCCTGCTCACCGCGCTGCGCGCCAGCCGGCCGAAAATCACGGTGTTCCTGGGCACGGTGCTCACCATCGTCGTCGTCATGGGCGCGGTGATGTACGTGGTGGAGGGCGGAGCGAACGGCTTCGACAGCATCCCCCGGGCCATGTACTGGGCCATCGTCACCGTGACGACGGTGGGCTTCGGTGACATCACTCCCAAGACGGTGCTCGGGCAGCTCATCGCCTCGGTGCTGATGGTGATGGGCTACGGCATCATCGCCGTGCCCACCGGCATCGTCTCCGTGGAGCTGGCCGCCGCCACCCGCCATGCGGTCGACTCGCGCGCCTGCCTCGGCTGCGGCGTCCAGGGACATGACCTGGACGCGTCACACTGCAAGTACTGCGGGCACGGCCTGTGA
- a CDS encoding serine/threonine-protein kinase, with product MSCPDENTLSGYASGALDPQGTTTVRQHVAGCSECRSVLAALGGLETPPPRVDTGLLVSGARVGRYMVLGLLGEGGMGRVHAAYDPELDRKVALKLLNLARLGEGSLAQARQRLEREARTMARLSHPHVARLHDVGEFQGQLFLVMELVEGGTLRRWLAEKPRTRREILARFIQAADGLAATHALGIIHRDFKPDNVLLTRDGQVRITDFGLANAAVALEPPREDVAFVSGEAPLTLTGAFLGTPAYCAPEQLRGERGDARSDQFAFCVALYEALNGQRPFAGATREELLSSMVRQEVRPEKSGVPSWLKAVVRRGLSVDPSRRFESMQVLRARLSRETEAWKRSAVTAVLAGGLVGLGFLVLGPSSATPSEACQGSERHLAGIWDPAVRESTRQAFLRTKDPAAVASFQAVASTLERWTQDWTRAHQSACEATHVFGEQSEAALGLRMTCLDQRLGELSRLTMALQGADARTVERGFGLGASLGGVGRCADVRTLQEAVSPPEDPKARAEVDAVRAELAKANAEMLAGHPAEALRIALPARERALATRHRPLEAEANHLCARLQEDTEAFGDARASLAQASLAAEAGRHLGVLARVLIAQAWLHGYGLGRPQEAWPFFQRARAVAETLRDADLDLLLNQMQAELLEQEGRFAEAEPLLRATLETATARGLTSARAELSGRLGLLARQQGRLLEAKRWLEEALRVHETHFGAAHRDTGRTLVNLGGTLAQLGELASAESVLLRALEILRRTLGEENLSVARTWSNLALVYFEWGHGAQAREAAERSWAVARKSLDADSPVLMGMKSNRLGVLGEQGERLPELEHARSLLAQHARVYGATHPEVALDAHEVGRLLRLMGRPDEARDFHSRGVSLQRPLADKGEVDGAGLRSLADALLFLGQVDEARRHVEQALASMERDLGPSSSERIEALLLLGDVQLARGQPAEALAPLRTALEVLTVRQVVSARVPRVRRRLARALRLTGAVEESCKEARRAWEELAVWRKAYAQETTEARAELGHCRG from the coding sequence ATGAGCTGCCCCGACGAGAACACGCTCTCGGGCTATGCGAGCGGAGCGTTGGACCCCCAGGGAACGACCACCGTGCGCCAGCATGTCGCAGGCTGCTCGGAGTGCCGGAGCGTGCTCGCCGCGCTGGGCGGGCTGGAGACGCCTCCTCCGCGGGTCGACACAGGGCTGCTCGTCTCCGGCGCGCGCGTGGGGCGGTACATGGTGCTCGGTCTGCTCGGCGAAGGAGGCATGGGGCGCGTCCATGCCGCCTATGACCCAGAGCTGGACCGCAAGGTGGCGCTCAAGCTGCTGAACCTCGCGAGACTCGGGGAGGGCTCTCTTGCCCAGGCGCGTCAGCGACTGGAGCGCGAGGCCCGCACGATGGCCCGGCTGTCGCACCCTCATGTCGCCCGACTGCACGACGTGGGGGAGTTCCAGGGGCAGCTCTTCCTGGTGATGGAGCTCGTCGAAGGAGGCACGCTCCGGCGGTGGCTGGCGGAGAAGCCGCGCACGCGCCGGGAAATCCTCGCGCGCTTCATCCAGGCGGCGGATGGGCTCGCGGCCACCCACGCGCTGGGCATCATCCACCGCGACTTCAAGCCCGACAACGTCCTGCTGACGCGCGACGGGCAGGTGCGCATCACCGACTTCGGCCTGGCCAACGCGGCGGTGGCGCTGGAGCCTCCTCGGGAGGACGTGGCCTTCGTCTCCGGCGAAGCGCCGCTCACCCTCACCGGGGCGTTCCTGGGGACTCCCGCCTATTGCGCGCCGGAGCAGCTTCGCGGAGAGCGGGGGGATGCCCGCTCGGACCAGTTCGCCTTCTGCGTCGCGCTCTACGAGGCGCTCAACGGGCAGCGGCCCTTCGCGGGAGCCACGCGCGAGGAGCTCCTGTCGTCCATGGTGCGCCAGGAGGTGCGCCCCGAGAAGAGCGGTGTGCCCTCGTGGCTCAAGGCCGTGGTCCGGCGAGGACTCTCCGTGGACCCGTCGCGGCGCTTCGAGTCCATGCAGGTTCTGCGGGCCCGCCTCTCGCGAGAGACAGAGGCCTGGAAGCGCAGCGCCGTCACGGCGGTGCTCGCGGGAGGACTGGTGGGCCTGGGGTTCCTCGTGCTGGGGCCTTCATCGGCGACGCCGAGCGAGGCCTGCCAGGGCAGTGAGCGGCACCTCGCGGGCATCTGGGACCCGGCCGTGCGTGAGTCCACGCGTCAGGCCTTCCTGAGGACGAAGGACCCCGCGGCCGTGGCCTCGTTCCAGGCCGTGGCCTCCACGCTGGAGCGGTGGACCCAGGACTGGACGCGTGCGCATCAGTCCGCGTGCGAGGCGACTCACGTCTTCGGCGAGCAGTCGGAAGCGGCGCTGGGGCTTCGGATGACGTGTCTGGACCAGCGGCTGGGAGAGCTGTCACGGCTGACGATGGCGCTCCAGGGCGCGGACGCGCGGACGGTGGAGCGGGGCTTCGGGCTGGGGGCCTCGCTCGGCGGCGTGGGCCGATGCGCGGACGTGCGGACGTTGCAGGAGGCCGTGTCTCCGCCGGAGGACCCGAAGGCGCGCGCGGAGGTGGACGCGGTGCGCGCGGAGCTCGCGAAGGCGAACGCGGAGATGCTCGCGGGCCATCCCGCCGAGGCGCTGCGAATCGCCCTGCCCGCCCGCGAGCGTGCGCTCGCCACCCGCCACCGGCCCCTGGAGGCAGAGGCGAATCACCTCTGCGCGCGATTGCAGGAGGACACCGAAGCCTTCGGGGACGCGCGCGCGTCCCTGGCCCAGGCGTCGCTGGCGGCCGAAGCGGGGCGGCACCTGGGCGTGCTCGCGCGGGTGCTGATTGCCCAGGCCTGGCTGCATGGGTACGGCTTGGGGCGCCCCCAGGAGGCGTGGCCCTTCTTCCAGCGCGCCCGTGCCGTGGCGGAGACGCTGCGAGACGCCGATCTGGACCTCCTGCTGAACCAGATGCAGGCGGAATTGCTGGAGCAGGAGGGCCGCTTCGCGGAGGCGGAGCCGCTGCTGCGTGCGACGCTGGAGACCGCCACCGCGCGGGGCCTGACGTCGGCGCGCGCGGAGCTGAGCGGCCGGCTGGGCCTGCTGGCCAGGCAACAGGGGCGGCTGCTGGAGGCGAAGCGCTGGCTGGAGGAGGCGCTGCGGGTCCATGAGACGCACTTCGGCGCGGCGCACCGGGACACGGGACGAACCCTGGTGAACCTGGGGGGCACGCTGGCCCAACTGGGTGAGCTGGCGAGCGCCGAATCCGTCCTCCTGCGGGCGCTCGAAATCCTCCGCCGGACGCTGGGCGAGGAGAACCTGTCGGTGGCCCGGACCTGGTCCAACCTGGCGCTCGTCTACTTCGAGTGGGGACATGGAGCCCAGGCGCGGGAGGCCGCGGAGAGGAGCTGGGCGGTGGCGCGCAAGAGCCTGGATGCCGACAGCCCGGTGCTGATGGGGATGAAGTCGAACCGGCTGGGCGTGCTGGGCGAACAGGGCGAGCGTTTGCCGGAGCTGGAGCATGCCCGAAGCCTCCTGGCGCAACACGCGCGTGTCTATGGCGCCACCCACCCGGAGGTGGCGCTGGATGCGCACGAGGTGGGCCGGCTGCTGCGCCTGATGGGGCGTCCGGACGAGGCACGCGACTTCCACTCGCGCGGCGTCTCGCTCCAGCGGCCTCTGGCCGACAAGGGCGAGGTGGATGGCGCGGGGCTGCGCTCCCTGGCGGATGCCCTCCTCTTCCTGGGGCAGGTAGACGAGGCCCGGCGTCATGTGGAGCAGGCGCTCGCGAGCATGGAGCGGGACCTGGGGCCTTCGTCGTCCGAGCGCATCGAGGCGCTGCTGCTGCTGGGGGACGTCCAGCTCGCGCGAGGCCAACCCGCCGAGGCCCTGGCGCCGCTGCGGACCGCGCTGGAGGTGCTCACGGTGCGGCAGGTGGTCTCCGCGCGCGTCCCGAGGGTGCGTCGTCGGCTCGCGCGGGCGCTCCGGCTGACGGGGGCGGTGGAAGAGTCCTGCAAGGAGGCGCGGCGCGCCTGGGAGGAGCTGGCCGTCTGGCGCAAGGCCTATGCCCAGGAGACGACGGAGGCGCGAGCCGAGCTCGGGCACTGTCGAGGGTAG